In Drosophila simulans strain w501 chromosome 3R, Prin_Dsim_3.1, whole genome shotgun sequence, a single window of DNA contains:
- the LOC27208791 gene encoding uncharacterized protein LOC27208791, giving the protein MSNYPSASASQSTGTSDLDTESVEVLRERLSTMKRLMAERTSQQQNNPATTEEIFSTKRHRSAGIIDGNFLSIAFGGALLVIITVSVYAFYNLYHAILKKFPSRHEEL; this is encoded by the exons ATGTCTAACTATCCCAGTGCTTCCGCATCCCAGTCGACAG GAACTTCTGACCTGGACACAGAGTCCGTGGAAGTTCTGCGGGAGCGGCTGAGCACCATGAAGCGGCTGATGGCCGAGCGGACGTCCCAGCAGCAAAACAACCCGGCGACCACGGAGGAGATATTCTCCACCAAGCGCCACCGCTCGGCGGGCATCATCGATGGAAACTTCCTGAGCATCGCGTTCGGCGGAGCTCTGCTGGTGATCATCACGGTTTCGGTGTACGCCTTCTACAATCTCTACCATGCCATACTCAAGAAGTTCCCTTCGCGCCACGAGGAGCTGTAA
- the LOC6727585 gene encoding eukaryotic translation initiation factor 1A, X-chromosomal: protein MPKNKGKGGKNRRRGKNENEFEKRELIFKEDQQEYAQVTKMLGNGRLEAMCFDGVKRLCHIRGKLRKKVWINQGDIILVGLRDYQDSKADVILKYTPDEARNLKTYGEFPESVRINETVTFVEDGFDEDIEFGDEISSEDDADSVDNI from the exons ATGCCCAAGAATAAAGGTAAAGGAGGCAAGAATCGTCGTCGTGGTAAGAACGAGAACGAATTCGAGAAGCGTGAGCTGATCTTCAAGGAGGACCAGCAGGAGTACGCGCAGGTGACCAAGATGCTGGGCAACGGTCGTCTGGAGGCAATGTGCTTTGATGGCGTCAAACGTCTGTGTCACATTCGGGGGAAACTTCGCAAGAAG GTGTGGATTAACCAAGGCGACATCATATTGGTGGGCTTGCGTGACTACCAGGACTCGAAGGCTGATGTGATCCTCAAGTACACGCCGGACGAGGCCAGGAACCTGAAGACGTACGGCGAGTTCCCCGAGTCGGTGCGCATCAACGAGACAGTCACATTCGTGGAGGATGGCTTCGACGAGGACATCGAGTTCGGCGATGAGATCAGCTCCGAGGACGACGCCGATTCCGTGGACAACATCTGA
- the LOC6727586 gene encoding lectizyme — protein sequence MLLSYRCIYSVLLSTIASIMVVLSSASSGSIQLPTVRKCGGGSSAGAAHTMAMNLAAYGLLENRISTLEAPRQTHWTKKFLAKREATPHSAPYVVSIQMMTPDQGLVHYCAGTIINEHWILTAAHCLSSPQAVENSVIVAGSHDIHDQKGEASNIQMRHIDYYVRHELYLGGVNPYDIALIYTKEPLAFDTYVQPATLPEQDAQPEGYGTLYGWGNVSMTAVPNYPHRLQEANMPILDMELCEQILARSGLQLHETNLCTGPLTGGVSICTADSGGPLIQQCCEEHFEQANIVIGIVSWGKMPCGQKNAPSVFVRVSAFTEWINQVISTATQIM from the coding sequence ATGCTCTTATCCTACCGATGCATCTACTCGGTGCTGCTGTCCACCATAGCCAGTATTATGGTGGTACTAAGCTCTGCATCCTCCGGCTCCATCCAGCTGCCCACCGTGCGCAAATGCGGCGGTGGCAGCTCTGCGGGAGCAGCCCACACCATGGCCATGAATTTGGCGGCCTACGGGCTGCTGGAGAACCGGATTAGCACTCTGGAAGCACCGCGACAAACGCACTGGACGAAAAAGTTCCTGGCCAAGCGGGAGGCGACTCCCCATTCGGCGCCGTACGTGGTCAGCATCCAGATGATGACACCCGATCAGGGACTGGTCCACTACTGTGCCGGCACCATCATCAACGAGCACTGGATCCTGACGGCGGCCCACTGCCTCAGCTCACCGCAGGCGGTGGAGAACTCGGTCATCGTGGCGGGCAGCCACGACATCCACGATCAGAAGGGCGAGGCGAGCAACATTCAAATGCGACACATCGACTACTACGTGCGCCATGAGCTCTATCTCGGCGGAGTGAATCCCTACGACATTGCGCTAATCTACACCAAGGAGCCCCTGGCCTTTGACACCTATGTCCAGCCAGCAACGCTGCCGGAGCAGGATGCCCAGCCGGAGGGCTATGGAACTCTGTACGGCTGGGGCAATGTCTCGATGACTGCGGTGCCCAACTATCCGCACCGCCTGCAGGAGGCCAACATGCCCATTCTGGACATGGAGCTATGCGAACAAATCCTCGCCCGCTCCGGACTCCAGCTGCACGAGACCAATCTGTGCACTGGCCCGCTGACAGGAGGCGTTAGCATCTGCACCGCCGACTCCGGCGGACCGCTGATCCAGCAGTGCTGCGAGGAGCACTTCGAGCAGGCCAACATCGTCATCGGCATTGTGTCCTGGGGCAAGATGCCTTGCGGCCAGAAGAACGCGCCCTCGGTCTTTGTCCGCGTCTCCGCCTTCACGGAGTGGATTAACCAGGTCATCAGCACGGCCACCCAGATCATGTAA
- the LOC6727587 gene encoding vam6/Vps39-like protein codes for MHQAYSVHSILKQGVQIESIAAYGNHVILGTRSGQLIMYSVDEETGVDMRMFNKNFSRKPITQMEVIASENLLFVLTDLQVHVCDTRRIESNFAFMHSAPDTKGCTLFTMDVDTPKSTTGRVATVIRVCCAIRRRLVFFFWKEDKLNSLELSIELSDVPRTLCWVGHAVCVGFKDEYVVYDISGKAPKKHDLFLTSSSISRDPCICLIRNNMLGISKDSYLVVVDPSQYKESDGINNSTDVRPAAIDSNSSLTPLLWSSPLLDLVWDEPFAVGRVNNAIEVRSLVGKDTLVQTIPELQKTKFLVHADKGTIFAAATSELWCIRMVEIPIQRQQLLQQKKFQLAIELTQISDEPAADRAQTIRQIHMLYAKELFTNKEFSAAMKEFEKAAIDPYDVIRLFPNLVPEPKPGTEDVTVPTSSTPALEDGDLENAYLALIEYLAWARQREVVKLRDTKSSSKSLLEIIDTTLLKCYLQTNDSLVAPLLRLNQCHLEESEKTLKKHNKISELIILYQMKGKHKEALKLLREQASMEGSVLQGRKRTIRYLQELGGDHLPLIFEFADWVLKDNPEEGLTIFTDELIEVESLPRAKVLDFLISKHKALVIPYLEHVITEWKDGNTLLHNVLLKQYREKVQRLLAQQEKGEEVPELIPMRAKLYKMLEESNDYSPDRLLEEFPTNMLLEERALILGRLKKHDNVLSIYIHVLGDVAKATAYAEAHYKEDKHIFHTLIKCILIPPTQPPYDGVPLHPDFSQVNREVALEILNNHATKIDPFEIFEHLPDDMPMPQLEKYLEKSIRKMMADKHEMQMMCGFLEAESTRLENALEEQRNISFELNESSVCSECKKRFQTQSAFVRYPNGHIVHLSCHDRIARAAAQQ; via the exons ATGCACCAGGCCTACAGTGTTCACTCGATCCTGAAACAGGGCGTGCAGATAGAGTCAATTGCGGCATATG GCAACCATGTCATCTTGGGCACCCGCAGTGGACAGCTGATCATGTACTCTGTGGACGAGGAGACGGGCGTGGACATGCGGATGTTCAACAAGAACTTCAGCCGGAAACCGATCACCCAAATGGAGGTGATTGCCTCGGAGAACCTGCTCTTCGTGCTCACCGACTTACAGGTGCATGTGTGCGACACTCGACGGATTGAGAGCAACTTCGCCTTCATGCACAGTGCGCCCGACACCAAGGGATGCACCCTGTTCACCATGGACGTGGACACGCCGAAGTCCACCACCGGACGTGTGGCCACCGTCATTCGGGTTTGCTGCGCCATCCGACGGCGTCTTGTGTTCTTCTTTTGGAAGGAGGACAAGCTGAATTCCCTCGAATTGAGCATCGAGCTCAGCGATGTGCCCAGGACACTGTGCTGGGTGGGCCATGCTGTCTGCGTGGGCTTTAAAGACGAATATGTGGTCTACGAT ATATCAGGAAAAGCACCAAAGAAACACGACCTATTCCTTACCTCCTCTAGTATCAGCAGAGATCCCTGCATCTGCCTTATCCGGAATAATATGTTGGGCATCTCCAAGGACAGCTACCTCGTCGTAGTAGATCCCAGTCAGTACAAAGAGTCGGATGGAATCAATAACTCCACAGATGTACGGCCGGCTGCCATAGACAGCAATAGTTCCCTAACTCCTCTGCTCTGGTCAAGTCCGCTTTTAGATCTGG TCTGGGATGAGCCATTCGCCGTGGGTCGTGTCAACAACGCCATCGAGGTGCGCAGCCTAGTGGGCAAGGACACCCTGGTCCAGACCATTCCCGAGCTACAGAAGACGAAATTCCTGGTCCACGCCGACAAGGGAACCATCTtcgccgccgccacctccgAGCTTTGGTGCATTCGAATGGTGGAAATCCCTATTCAGCGTCAGCAGTTGCTACAGCAAAAGAAATTCCAACTGGCTATTGAGCTGACG CAAATCTCCGATGAACCTGCCGCGGACCGAGCCCAAACCATTCGTCAGATACACATGCTCTATGCGAAAGAGCTGTTTACCAATAAGGAGTTCTCGGCGGCCATGAAGGAGTTTGAAAAGGCGGCCATAGATCCCTACGATGTGATAAGACTGTTCCCAAACTTGGTGCCAGAGCCAAAGCCCGGCACCGAAGATGTCACTGTGCCTACGTCCAGTACTCCGGCGCTTGAGGATGGCGACCTGGAGAACGCCTACTTGGCACTGATCGAGTATCTGGCATGGGCCCGACAGCGGGAGGTGGTCAAGCTGCGCGATACCAAAAGTAGTTCAAAGTCCCTGCTGGAGATCATCGATACCACATTGCTGAAGTGCTACCTGCAGACAAACGACTCACTGGTGGCACCACTGCTACGCCTAAACCAGTGCCACTTAGAGGAGTCGGAAAAGACGTTGAAGAAGCACAACAAGATCTCCGAACTTATCATCCTCTACCAGATGAAGGGCAAGCACAAGGAGGCGCTTAAACTGCTTCGAGAGCAGGCGAGCATGGAAGGATCTGTTCTGCAGGGCCGCAAGCGTACCATACGCTATCTTCAGGAGCTGGGTGGTGATCATCTGCCGCTAATCTTTGAGTTCGCTGACTGGGTCTTAAAGGATAATCCCGAGGAAGGCCTGACCATCTTTACCGACGAACTTATTGAAGTGGAATCCCTGCCGCGCGCCAAAGTTCTTGACTTTTTGATTAGCAAGCACAAAGCACTTGTCATTCCCTATTTGGAGCACGTAATCACTGAATGGAAGGACGGCAACACCCTGCTCCACAATGTGCTCCTCAAGCAGTATCGCGAAAAGGTGCAACGGCTTCTTGCTCAGCAGGAAAAGGG AGAGGAAGTTCCCGAACTCATTCCGATGCGAGCCAAGCTCTACAAGATGTTGGAGGAGTCCAACGACTATTCGCCGGATCGCCTCCTAGAGGAATTTCCAACCAATATGCTCTTGGAGGAGCGTGCCCTAATCCTGGGCAGGCTCAAAAAGCACGACAACGTCCTGTCCATCTATATCCATGTTCTCGGAGATGTAGCCAAGGCAACGGCCTACGCGGAAGCCCATTACAAAGAGGACAAGCACATATTTCACACGCTCATTAAGTGCATACTAATACCACCAACTCAACCGCCCTATGATGGTGTGCCCTTGCATCCCGATTTCTCGCAAGTGAATCGAGAGGTGGCCCTGGAAATACTCAACAACCATGCCACCAAAATCGATCCATTCGAGATCTTCGAG CACCTTCCCGATGACATGCCCATGCCCCAGCTGGAGAAATACTTGGAAAAATCAATACGTAAAATGATGGCCGACAAGCACGAGATGCAGATGATGTGCGGCTTCCTGGAGGCGGAGTCCACGCGCCTGGAGAATGCTTTGGAGGAGCAGCGAAACATTAGCTTCGAGCTGAACGAGTCTAGTGTGTGTTCCGAGTGCAAGAAGCGCTTTCAAACGCAGTCCGCCTTCGTGCGCTATCCAAATGGGCACATCGTGCACCTATCCTGCCACGATCGGATCGCCAGGGCGGCTGCTCAGCAATAA
- the LOC6727588 gene encoding optomotor-blind protein isoform X2, whose amino-acid sequence MLQNPSKYHANPLSHFLALHNTQASGGGSGGGSSVAGLGGLGGGIHAHGQPHHAALAAAAAAAVAVSAGQSSYQMEHQQQHHQLQQQQQQHHHQQLHTHHQDGHHPHPPTPTTGNNNSSSSSNSSSHNSNSNHREQLAAAAATATSHAQLIEAAAAHSSLDVGKSFTIAAILGLQSQRKDYNNAINLSLHDNNNIIGDDNNKCYTSNANNNNNNGSSNSGNNNSSQSVNNFNCDSVAGNGRYLHGGHQHPHPHQAGFAAVAAAVGAAPSALQSLQQLHQQHHAQQQATLSFQREKLKSDSHKKSALKNKRVRTIFTPEQLECLEAEFERQQYMVGPERLYLAHTLKLTEAQVKVWFQNRRIKWRKHHLELTQQRLALIRQTQLPGTSILGNQVTVSANAAHSASTERTNGCSAASPSLQEEDNEDSKHSLSLSGALPPLSRAQSESDLSICNDSLDGDSLMDGSEEA is encoded by the exons ATGCTGCAGAATCCTTCCAAATATCACGCAAATCCCTTGTCGCACTTCCTGGCATTGCATAACACACAAGCCagtggcggcggcagcggcggggGATCGTCGGTCGCCGGACTTGGAGGCTTGGGTGGGGGCATCCATGCACATGGTCAACCGCATCATGCGGCGCTGgcagcggctgcagcagcggcggtCGCCGTCTCGGCGGGTCAGAGTTCATACCAAAtggagcaccagcagcagcatcatcagttgcagcagcagcagcagcaacatcatcatcagcagctgcACACCCACCACCAGGAtggccaccacccacacccaccgaCACCCACcaccggcaacaacaacagcagtagcagcagcaacagcagcagccacaacagcaacagcaaccaccgGGAACagttggcggcggcggcagccaCTGCGACGTCGCACGCGCAGCTCATCGAGGCGGCAGCGGCGCATTCCTCCCTCGACGTGGGCAAGTCCTTCACCATCGCCGCCATTTTGGGCCTGCAGAGCCAGCGCAAGGACTACAACAATGCCATCAATCTCTCCCTgcacgacaacaacaacatcatcggcgacgacaacaacaagtgcTACACGAGCAacgccaacaacaataacaacaacggcagcagcaacagtggcaacaacaacagcagccagagTGTAAACAACTTCAATTGTGATAGTGTCGCCGGCAATGGACGTTACCTGCACGGCGGACaccagcatccgcatccgcaccaGGCGGGTTTTGCAGCGGTTGCCGCCGCCGTCGGAGCAGCTCCCTCCGCCCTGCAGAGcctgcagcagctccaccAGCAACACCACGCCCAGCAGCAGGCAACCCTGAGCTTTCAGCGGGAGAAACTCAAGTCGG ATTCCCACAAGAAGAGCGCACTGAAGAACAAGCGCGTGCGGACAATCTTCACGCCGGAACAGTTGGAGTGCCTGGAGGCGGAGTTCGAGCGCCAGCAGTACATGGTCGGCCCGGAGCGGCTCTACTTGGCACACACCCTAAAGTTGACGGAGGCGCAGGTGAAGGTGTGGTTCCAGAACAGGCGGATCAAGTGGCGCAAGCACCACTTGGAACTGACACAACAGCGGCTGGCATTGATAAGGCAAACTCAACTGCCAGGTACGTCGATATTGGGCAATCAAGTAACCGTGTCGGCCAATGCGGCCCATTCTGCGTCCACGGAACGCACAAACGGATGCAGTGCAGCCTCGCCCAGCCTGCAGGAGGAGGACAACGAGGACAGCAAGCACTCGCTGTCGCTTTCGGGCGCACTACCGCCGTTGAGTCGAGCGCAGTCCGAGTCGGATCTTTCCATCTGCAACGATTCCCTGGACGGCGATAGCCTCATGGACGGCAGCGAGGAGGCCTAA
- the LOC6727588 gene encoding homeotic protein Sex combs reduced isoform X1 yields MSDRESRRPAAEGGRQLGDSGKYLSMLQNPSKYHANPLSHFLALHNTQASGGGSGGGSSVAGLGGLGGGIHAHGQPHHAALAAAAAAAVAVSAGQSSYQMEHQQQHHQLQQQQQQHHHQQLHTHHQDGHHPHPPTPTTGNNNSSSSSNSSSHNSNSNHREQLAAAAATATSHAQLIEAAAAHSSLDVGKSFTIAAILGLQSQRKDYNNAINLSLHDNNNIIGDDNNKCYTSNANNNNNNGSSNSGNNNSSQSVNNFNCDSVAGNGRYLHGGHQHPHPHQAGFAAVAAAVGAAPSALQSLQQLHQQHHAQQQATLSFQREKLKSDSHKKSALKNKRVRTIFTPEQLECLEAEFERQQYMVGPERLYLAHTLKLTEAQVKVWFQNRRIKWRKHHLELTQQRLALIRQTQLPGTSILGNQVTVSANAAHSASTERTNGCSAASPSLQEEDNEDSKHSLSLSGALPPLSRAQSESDLSICNDSLDGDSLMDGSEEA; encoded by the exons ATG AGCGACCGAGAATCCCGGAGGCCAGCGGCAGAAGGCGGACGACAACTCGGAGACAGTGGCAAATACCTAAGCATGCTGCAGAATCCTTCCAAATATCACGCAAATCCCTTGTCGCACTTCCTGGCATTGCATAACACACAAGCCagtggcggcggcagcggcggggGATCGTCGGTCGCCGGACTTGGAGGCTTGGGTGGGGGCATCCATGCACATGGTCAACCGCATCATGCGGCGCTGgcagcggctgcagcagcggcggtCGCCGTCTCGGCGGGTCAGAGTTCATACCAAAtggagcaccagcagcagcatcatcagttgcagcagcagcagcagcaacatcatcatcagcagctgcACACCCACCACCAGGAtggccaccacccacacccaccgaCACCCACcaccggcaacaacaacagcagtagcagcagcaacagcagcagccacaacagcaacagcaaccaccgGGAACagttggcggcggcggcagccaCTGCGACGTCGCACGCGCAGCTCATCGAGGCGGCAGCGGCGCATTCCTCCCTCGACGTGGGCAAGTCCTTCACCATCGCCGCCATTTTGGGCCTGCAGAGCCAGCGCAAGGACTACAACAATGCCATCAATCTCTCCCTgcacgacaacaacaacatcatcggcgacgacaacaacaagtgcTACACGAGCAacgccaacaacaataacaacaacggcagcagcaacagtggcaacaacaacagcagccagagTGTAAACAACTTCAATTGTGATAGTGTCGCCGGCAATGGACGTTACCTGCACGGCGGACaccagcatccgcatccgcaccaGGCGGGTTTTGCAGCGGTTGCCGCCGCCGTCGGAGCAGCTCCCTCCGCCCTGCAGAGcctgcagcagctccaccAGCAACACCACGCCCAGCAGCAGGCAACCCTGAGCTTTCAGCGGGAGAAACTCAAGTCGG ATTCCCACAAGAAGAGCGCACTGAAGAACAAGCGCGTGCGGACAATCTTCACGCCGGAACAGTTGGAGTGCCTGGAGGCGGAGTTCGAGCGCCAGCAGTACATGGTCGGCCCGGAGCGGCTCTACTTGGCACACACCCTAAAGTTGACGGAGGCGCAGGTGAAGGTGTGGTTCCAGAACAGGCGGATCAAGTGGCGCAAGCACCACTTGGAACTGACACAACAGCGGCTGGCATTGATAAGGCAAACTCAACTGCCAGGTACGTCGATATTGGGCAATCAAGTAACCGTGTCGGCCAATGCGGCCCATTCTGCGTCCACGGAACGCACAAACGGATGCAGTGCAGCCTCGCCCAGCCTGCAGGAGGAGGACAACGAGGACAGCAAGCACTCGCTGTCGCTTTCGGGCGCACTACCGCCGTTGAGTCGAGCGCAGTCCGAGTCGGATCTTTCCATCTGCAACGATTCCCTGGACGGCGATAGCCTCATGGACGGCAGCGAGGAGGCCTAA
- the LOC6727589 gene encoding trimethylguanosine synthase, giving the protein MVHPGHRQSRRLADSQAGDEGSDRKMNTHHLTTSRTNPQFYIFSQLFGNDFNWNNCNWEGIQNVTWEEFWQREGHELLELKWHKRFPEYKDLIDVVSSEEQGLWKELWEKHASDYSDKFWYIFSCAFENYQRYLAKSFGLVVAKNSEDVEQDLQNLSLTNKPIKSKQQRENKENESYLTANNDPEDCDEEQQLRLLGLPTSFASKANIINRQEKKTQYEPSCSDSEDDEDLLTMENSENEALHGVQSGSVKKNKRRQGQLKKHKARMPECMQEDNNKMVKYWVKRFSLFSRFDQGIRLDRESWFSVTPEKIAKQTARRLACDVILDAFCGCGGNAIQFANTCGRVIAVDIDAEKLAMAKHNAGIYGVAHKIEFIHADFLQFAATTKLRPNVVFLSPPWGGPDYQKQATFDIETNLLPVGASNLMQLSRSLASDVAFFLPRNANMKQVVALSGVGQQCEVEHNYLDTRMVALTAYYGKGIIKGSVGEDE; this is encoded by the coding sequence ATGGTACATCCAGGTCATCGACAGAGCCGAAGACTTGCTGACTCGCAGGCTGGAGATGAGGGGTCTGATCGAAAAATGAACACACACCACTTGACCACTTCGCGAACCAATCCGCAGTTCTATATATTCAGTCAGCTCTTTGGTAACGACTTCAACTGGAATAATTGCAATTGGGAGGGCATTCAAAACGTTACCTGGGAAGAATTCTGGCAGCGTGAGGGGCATGAGCTGCTCGAGCTAAAGTGGCACAAGCGGTTTCCCGAATACAAAGATCTTATCGACGTGGTCTCGTCGGAGGAGCAAGGCCTCTGGAAGGAACTGTGGGAGAAGCACGCCAGCGATTACAGTGACAAGTTCTGGTATATATTTAGCTGTGCCTTTGAAAACTACCAACGCTATTTGGCCAAATCATTTGGCCTTGTCGTCGCTAAAAACTCAGAAGATGTTGAGCAGGACTTACAGAACCTAAGCCTTACAAATAAgccaataaaatcaaaacagcAAAGAGAGAACAAGGAGAACGAATCATACTTGACTGCCAACAACGATCCCGAGGATTGTGACGAGGAACAACAGCTGCGCCTTCTCGGATTGCCAACATCATTTGCGTCAAAGGCAAATATTATTAACAGACAGGAAAAAAAGACACAGTACGAACCATCTTGCAGCGATagcgaggacgacgaggatcTGTTGACCATGGAGAACAGCGAAAACGAGGCTCTGCACGGCGTTCAGAGTGGTTCTGTTAAGAAGAACAAACGACGGCAAGGGCAACTAAAAAAACACAAGGCCAGGATGCCTGAGTGCATGCAAGAGGATAACAACAAAATGGTCAAGTACTGGGTCAAGCGATTCTCGCTGTTCTCCCGCTTCGATCAGGGCATTCGGCTGGACCGCGAGAGCTGGTTCTCGGTGACACCCGAGAAGATTGCCAAACAAACGGCCCGCCGACTGGCCTGCGACGTGATCTTAGATGCTTTCTGTGGATGCGGCGGCAATGCCATTCAGTTTGCAAACACCTGTGGACGCGTAATTGCTGTGGACATCGATGCCGAGAAGCTGGCCATGGCCAAGCATAATGCCGGCATTTATGGTGTGGCCCACAAGATCGAGTTTATCCACGCCGATTTTCTGCAGTTTGCGGCCACCACAAAGCTGCGCCCAAATGTGGTTTTCCTGAGCCCGCCCTGGGGTGGTCCTGACTACCAAAAGCAGGCCACATTTGATATCGAAACTAATCTCCTGCCCGTGGGGGCCAGCAATCTGATGCAGCTGTCCCGTAGCCTGGCATCTGACGTAGCTTTCTTTCTGCCACGCAACGCCAATATGAAGCAGGTGGTCGCTCTAAGTGGAGTTGGGCAGCAGTGCGAGGTGGAGCACAACTATCTAGACACCCGAATGGTTGCGCTCACTGCTTATTATGGTAAGGGAATCATAAAGGGTTCAGTGGGTGAAGATGAGTAG